Genomic window (Cyanobium sp. Tous-M-B4):
TGGTTTTAAGCGTGGAGGTGCTGGTTGCTTTTGGTGCCCTGGTGTTGCTGCGGCGCGTCAACCTGCGCCAATTCAGGGAGGATACGGGTCGCAGCCTCAGCAAGGTGCTGGCCCTAGAGCTCGGATGAACCCAGAACCCCCAGTGCTTTCCTCCCCAGATCTCAATCCAGGCCTGGTTGAGCTGATCGATCTTGTGGCTGAACGGCAGCGGGCCGATTTCGGTCACATGGCCTCCGATCTCAAATCAGACGGCAGCCTGATCACGGCCTGTGACCGCTGGAGTGATGCGACCCTGGTTGAAGGATTGGCTCGCTTGTTTCCTGGTGAAGGGGTGCTGAGCGAGGAAGGCAACAAAACAGTCCCTAAGACCTCTGCTTATTGGGTGGTTGATCCCCTGGATGGCACCACGAATTTTGCTGCTGGGATTCCCTACTGGGCCATATCGATAGCGCGTTTTGAGGCTGGTCGTCCCGTGCTTGCCGTGCTGGACGTACCACCACTGCGGCAGCGGATCGTGGCGATTCGCGCTCAGGGCGCCTGGCGCAATGGTCGCCCCCTGCTGGCTCCCTCCGGGCAGAGCCACCCTGCTGGCTGCGCTTCCTTATGTAGCCGTTCGATAGGAGTGCTGCAAAAGCTGCCCAATCAACGCTTCCCTGGAAAAATCCGTTTACTTGGGGTGGCAAGCCTCAATCTTGTCAGTGTGGCGATGGGGCAAACGATCTCAGCCCTCGAGGCCACGCCCAAGATCTGGGATCTGGCTGCAGCGTGGTTGGTGCTCAGCGAGTTGGACTGCCCGATCCGTTGGCTGGTGCGATCACCGGAGTCGATCGATGCTGGTTCCGATCTGTCAGCAGCTGATTTTCCAGTGCTGGCGGCCGATCGGCCGGAAAACCTGGCCCGCTTCATGCCCTGGGCCGATGCGCTGGTGA
Coding sequences:
- a CDS encoding inositol monophosphatase family protein — protein: MNPEPPVLSSPDLNPGLVELIDLVAERQRADFGHMASDLKSDGSLITACDRWSDATLVEGLARLFPGEGVLSEEGNKTVPKTSAYWVVDPLDGTTNFAAGIPYWAISIARFEAGRPVLAVLDVPPLRQRIVAIRAQGAWRNGRPLLAPSGQSHPAGCASLCSRSIGVLQKLPNQRFPGKIRLLGVASLNLVSVAMGQTISALEATPKIWDLAAAWLVLSELDCPIRWLVRSPESIDAGSDLSAADFPVLAADRPENLARFMPWADALVS